The Pseudonocardia broussonetiae DNA segment TGTAGGCCAGCTCGAGCTGGATGTTGTCCGGGTCGCGGAACACGATGACGGAGTAGGGCATCGGCTCCGTCGCGTCGATGACGCCGGAGTGCTCGACCCCCGACTCGTCGAGCCAGGCCGCCCACCGGTCGAGGTCGTCGTGGTGCGCGACGCCGATGGCGAGGTGGTCGAGCCCGGTGCGCGACTCGTGGGCCGTCTCGCCGCCGTTGGCGACGTGGTGGTGCAGGCCGATGGCCAGGCCGTTCTCGGGGTGCATGAGCACGACCGCGTGACCGCTCTCCTCGTTGCCCCAGTGCGGGAACGGCGCCGGGATCCGCTGCAGGCCGAGCACGCGCTCGTACCAGGCGGCACTGGCCTCGACGTCGCGCACGGTCGCGGCGAAGTGGTGGAGCCCGGTGGAGGGGGGAGGGGTCATGTCCGCGACGCTAGTGGCGTGGGTCACGCCGTGGTGACCGCCGGTCGGTGGACGACCCGGTACCAGTGCTCCGTCTCGCCGGGCACCGGCTCCAGCCGCACCGACGGCCCGCCGGGGCGGTGGAACAGGCGCGTCCCGTCGCCGAGCAGGACCGGGGCGACGAACACGAGCACCTCGTCGAGCAGCCCGGCGTCGGCGCACTGCCGGGCGACGTCGGCACCCAGGACGTTGACGTACCGCTCGCCCGCCGCCTCCGACGCCAGCGCGACGGCCTCGTGCAGGTCGGACGAGAACACGACGCCGGGCGGCGGGTCGTCGGGCGGGCGGTGCGTCAGCACGACCGACGGGCCGGTGTACGCGCCGCCGAACGCGCCCTCCTGCTCGGTGCCGCGGTGGGGGTCGTCGCCGCCGTAGGTGGTGCGCCCGGCCAGGATCGCGCCGACGCCGGCCAGCAGCCGGTCGGCGGTGGGGTTCGGACCACCGAGGTGCTCGGTCAGCCAGGACATGTCGCCGCCGGGCCCGGCGATGTAGCCGTCCAGCGACATCGTGGCGGAGTACAGCAGGGTGGCCATGGGTCCTCCTCGTGGTCGTGACGGGTCCGACCGCCGCCGCCGGCGGAACTCATCGGGCCGACCCGCCACATGGCGGCCGGCGCACCCGAACCTGCGCACCGCTGTCGGTTACGGCGCCCGCCCGGACTCCGGACGATGGCGCCCACATCGTCCACGGCCAACGGAGGTCAGCAGATGGGTTCGACGATCGACGGCACCGCCATCGACAGGGTCCTGCAGGGAGCGGTCGACGCGGGCGCGGTCCCGCACGTCGCCGCGATCGCGGCCGACCGCGACGGCATCGTCTACGAGGGCGGCGCGGGCGTCCGGGTGGTGGGCGAGAGCTCCGACCCGGTGACGACGTCCACGCAGTTCCGGATCATGTCCATGACCAAGATGGTCGCGACGACGGCCGCGCTGCAGCAGAAGGAGCGCGGCGAGCTCGACCTCGACGCCCCGATCGAGGAGTACTGCCCGGAGTTCGCGCAGGTCCAGGTGCTCGAGGGATGGGACGGCGACACGCCGCGGCTGCGCGCGCCGGCGTCGAGGGCCACCGTGCACCAGCTCGTCACGCACACGTCGGGGCTGGGGTACTGGTTCTGGAACGACCAGCTCGTGCAGTTCGAGGCGGCCACCGGCACCCCCAACGTCGTGCCGGGGAAGAAGGAGGCGTTCGGCGCGCCCCTGCTGCACGACCCGGGCGAGCGCTACACCTACGGCATCAACACCGACTGGCTCGGCAAGGTCGTCGAGGCCGTCGCCGGCACGACGCTGGACGTCGTCGTCAAGGAGGGCATCACCGGCCCGCTGGGCATGGACGACACGATGTTCCGCCTCGACGCCGGGCGCACCGCGAACGCCGTGACGGTGCACGTCAAGGGCGAGGACGGCGCCTGGACGTCGGCCGGGGAGATCCTCAACCAGGAGCCGGACTGGTGGGCGGGCGGCCACGGCCTGTACTCCACCCCGCGCGACTACATCCGGTTCGAGCGCGCCCTGCTGCGCGGCGGCGAGCTCGACGGCGCCCGGATCCTGTCGGAGGCGACGGTCGACGCCGCGTTCTCCAACCAGATCGGCGACCTCGACTTCCCGGCCGAGATCCCCACGGCCGACCCGCCCATCACCGACACCATGCACGCGGGCCCGGGCTGGAAGTGGGGCTACGGCCTCATGCTCAACACCGAGGACCTCCCGGGGCGCCGCCGCGCGGGCACCGGCGCCTGGGCGGGCCTGTTCAACACGCACTTCTTCGTCGACCGGACGACGGGGATCTGCGCGTCGATCTACACCAACTCGCTGCCCTTCATCACCGAGCACGAGGCGTGGAAGATGTACGGGGACTTCGAGACCGCCCTGTACGCGTCCCTGTAGGAGACCCCGTGACGACGGCGCGGCCCGACTTCGACCCCGAGCTGAAGGCCGGGCTGGCCGTCGTCGGCGGGGTGTTCCCGCCGACGATCACGCCGGACCTCATCGCGTTCATGCGGCGCTCCTACGCGTCGCCGCCGATCGAGGACACCCTGCGCGGCCGGCCGATCGCGCGGCACGAGGAGACGATCGCCGGGCACGGGGGCGACCCGATCACCGTGTCGGTGCTGCGGCCGACCGCGGCGTCGGGCCCGCGGCCGGGCGTGCTGTTCGTCCACTCCGGCGGACTGATGTTCGGCGACCGGTTCAGCGGGGCCGACCTCGTCCTGGACTGGGTCGACCGGCTCGGGGCGGTGCTGGTGGCCGTGGAGTACCGGCTCGCGCCGGAGTTCCCCGACCCCTACCCGCGCGAGGACGTCTACGCGGCGTGCGAGTGGGCGGCGACCCACGCCGAGCGCCTCGGCATCCGGCGCGACCGGTTCCTGGTGGCCGGCGCCAGCTCCGGCGGCGGGCTCGCCGCCGGGCTGGCGCTCGCCGCCCGCGACCGCGGCGGGCCGCGGCTGTGCGGGCAGGTGCTCGACTACCCGATGCTCGACGACCGCGGCACCACCCCGTCGACCGGCCAGTTCGACGGCGTCGGGGTGTGGGACCGCGTCAGCAACGAGACGGGCTGGACGGCGCTGCTCGGCGCGGCGCGCGGCGGGCCGGACGTCTCCCCCTACGCCGCCCCGGCCCGCGCCACCGACCTCGGACGGCTGCCCCCGGCGTTCATCGACGTCGGCGCCGCGGAGATCTTCCGCGACGAGGCGATCGCCTACGCCGACGGGATCTGGGCCGCGGGCGGCGACGCCGAGCTGCACGTGTGGTCGGGCGGCTTCCACGCCTTCGACATCTTCGCGCCGCACACCGTGCTCGCCCGCGGCATGATCGGTACCCGGGACGCCTGGGTGGAGAAGGTCCTCGCCGACTGAGCGGTCGGGCGGGGTCGGGAGCGGTAGGGTCGGCCAACTGGTCACAGGGCGGTGGTGGCGATGCAGGAGCTCCTGGGCCGGATCTCGGCGCTCGACCCGGAGGCCAGCCTCAGCCTGCGCGTCATCGCGTGCTTCGACGAGCTCGTCATCGGCAACGTCAACACGCGCGCGCTGCTGAGCGCGGCGGCGTCGCTGTCGGGGTGCACGGCCGGCTACCACCAGGACCACCCCCGCCGGTCGATGCGGGTCACGCCGCGCGGCGACGTCCGGCCCGAGGAGGTCCTGGTGCCGGCCGACGCGGGCAGCGCCTCCGAGGGCCTCTCGGTGTGGCTCGAGCGCGACGGCGCCCCGCACGTCAACGACGCGATCATCCTGGAGCGCCTCGCGCTGGCCGTCCGCATCCGGCACGGGCGCGGGCGCCGCGACCTCGACAACCGCCGCGAGCTGGGGCTGCTGCTCGACGCGTCCGTGCCGGTCGACGACCGCCGCACCGCCGCCGCCCGTCTGGGCCTGGCGGCCGGGTGCCGGCACCGGGTCGTCGCCGCGCCGCTGTTCGCCGCCTGGACCGACCACCCCGCCGGGCCGCAGGACGTCGTGCCCACGCCCTTCGGGCCGATCCACGCCGTCGTCGTGCCGCACGACCACCCGCCCGTCGTCGCGAGCCCGGCCGGCACCGGCGTCGCGGGGCCGGTGGAGCAGCTGCACCGCTCGTTCCGCACGGCGCTCGTCGCGCTGCGCTTGTGCCTGCCGCCCGAGCTGCCCAGCGTGCAGGCCGACGACTACGGCGGCCTGGTCGCGCTGCTCGCCGACACGCCCGCCGACGCCGACCTGCCCGACGTCGACGTGCTCGACACCGTCATGACGCACTCCTGGGGCGGTCCGACGCTCGACGCCGTGGTGCGCGCGGGGTCGGTGCGGCAGGCCGCGCGCCTCGCGGGCGTCCACCACAGCACGATGCAGACCCGCCTCGACGTGATCGCCGACGTGCTCGGCTTCGACCCCTTCGACGGGCTCGGGCGCTCGCGCGTCGGCATGGCGTACCTGGTGTGGCGGTTGCGGCACTCCCGGGTCCTCGACCTCCCCGCACCTGTGCGGGGCAACCCGATGGGCTGAACGTCCCGGTTCGCGGGGCCGGGGTGAGAGCACGTGCTCACGGGCCTACAGTGGGTCGATGGCCCAGCCGGAGACCGCAGCGTCGACCGACCTCGACGAGCAGCTGTGCTTCTCGCTGTACGCCGCCTCCCGCGCGATGATCGGCTGCTACCGGCCCCAGCTCGACGCCATCGGTCTCACCTACCCGCAGTACCTCGTGATGATCGTGCTCTGGGAGCGCG contains these protein-coding regions:
- a CDS encoding alpha/beta hydrolase, whose amino-acid sequence is MTTARPDFDPELKAGLAVVGGVFPPTITPDLIAFMRRSYASPPIEDTLRGRPIARHEETIAGHGGDPITVSVLRPTAASGPRPGVLFVHSGGLMFGDRFSGADLVLDWVDRLGAVLVAVEYRLAPEFPDPYPREDVYAACEWAATHAERLGIRRDRFLVAGASSGGGLAAGLALAARDRGGPRLCGQVLDYPMLDDRGTTPSTGQFDGVGVWDRVSNETGWTALLGAARGGPDVSPYAAPARATDLGRLPPAFIDVGAAEIFRDEAIAYADGIWAAGGDAELHVWSGGFHAFDIFAPHTVLARGMIGTRDAWVEKVLAD
- a CDS encoding dihydrofolate reductase family protein, with protein sequence MATLLYSATMSLDGYIAGPGGDMSWLTEHLGGPNPTADRLLAGVGAILAGRTTYGGDDPHRGTEQEGAFGGAYTGPSVVLTHRPPDDPPPGVVFSSDLHEAVALASEAAGERYVNVLGADVARQCADAGLLDEVLVFVAPVLLGDGTRLFHRPGGPSVRLEPVPGETEHWYRVVHRPAVTTA
- a CDS encoding VOC family protein; translation: MTPPPSTGLHHFAATVRDVEASAAWYERVLGLQRIPAPFPHWGNEESGHAVVLMHPENGLAIGLHHHVANGGETAHESRTGLDHLAIGVAHHDDLDRWAAWLDESGVEHSGVIDATEPMPYSVIVFRDPDNIQLELAYMGG
- a CDS encoding serine hydrolase domain-containing protein encodes the protein MGSTIDGTAIDRVLQGAVDAGAVPHVAAIAADRDGIVYEGGAGVRVVGESSDPVTTSTQFRIMSMTKMVATTAALQQKERGELDLDAPIEEYCPEFAQVQVLEGWDGDTPRLRAPASRATVHQLVTHTSGLGYWFWNDQLVQFEAATGTPNVVPGKKEAFGAPLLHDPGERYTYGINTDWLGKVVEAVAGTTLDVVVKEGITGPLGMDDTMFRLDAGRTANAVTVHVKGEDGAWTSAGEILNQEPDWWAGGHGLYSTPRDYIRFERALLRGGELDGARILSEATVDAAFSNQIGDLDFPAEIPTADPPITDTMHAGPGWKWGYGLMLNTEDLPGRRRAGTGAWAGLFNTHFFVDRTTGICASIYTNSLPFITEHEAWKMYGDFETALYASL
- a CDS encoding helix-turn-helix domain-containing protein, with the protein product MQELLGRISALDPEASLSLRVIACFDELVIGNVNTRALLSAAASLSGCTAGYHQDHPRRSMRVTPRGDVRPEEVLVPADAGSASEGLSVWLERDGAPHVNDAIILERLALAVRIRHGRGRRDLDNRRELGLLLDASVPVDDRRTAAARLGLAAGCRHRVVAAPLFAAWTDHPAGPQDVVPTPFGPIHAVVVPHDHPPVVASPAGTGVAGPVEQLHRSFRTALVALRLCLPPELPSVQADDYGGLVALLADTPADADLPDVDVLDTVMTHSWGGPTLDAVVRAGSVRQAARLAGVHHSTMQTRLDVIADVLGFDPFDGLGRSRVGMAYLVWRLRHSRVLDLPAPVRGNPMG